One genomic window of Arachis stenosperma cultivar V10309 chromosome 10, arast.V10309.gnm1.PFL2, whole genome shotgun sequence includes the following:
- the LOC130956997 gene encoding uncharacterized protein LOC130956997, protein MSDVRLFQNKLIEEELAYDTNELTHTNLYMEQKMIHEQTLVFDEILNAVITDFSGFYFVYGYGGCGKTFIWNGLSSAIQFRRKIVLNVASSEIASLLLPGDRTTHSRFSIPITIIGESTCNIKHDSLKAELLIQSSLII, encoded by the coding sequence ATGTCTGATGTTCGCCTTTTTCAGAATAAGTTAATAGAGGAAGAGTTAGCATATGATACAAATGAGTTAACTCATACAAACTTATATATGGAACAAAAGATGATTCATGAGCAAACGTTAGTATTCGATGAGATACTCAATGCTGTTATTACAGACTTTAGTGGTTTTTACTTCGTTTATGGGTATGGTGGGTGTGGTAAGACATTTATTTGGAATGGACTTTCTTCTGCTATTCAGTTTAGAAGAAAGATTGTTTTAAATGTTGCATCCAGTGAAATTGCGTCCTTACTTCTACCTGGTGACAGAACAACTCATTCTAGGTTTTCAATACCCATTACAATTATTGGTGAATCTACTTGCAACATCAAGCATGACAGTTTGAAGGCTGAGCTGCTCATCCAAAGTAGCTTAATAATTTAG